From Xyrauchen texanus isolate HMW12.3.18 chromosome 44, RBS_HiC_50CHRs, whole genome shotgun sequence:
cccctcaaataacacttcagaaataatgattcaataattataaatagttatatttatatattatatatacatatatatataagcatgttatacaataatatatatactgtactatatataGTACATAACCTGTCATAAATGCTTAAAACATGacaaaagatctaatgcaatatattgggataatatatgcaatacgACAGATTTATTAACAACCTTAGTGGGccgggaacacaaaaggtgttagcaCAAATGAAAACAACACATGGGTTAAAAAGGGGAATTTCAGAATAgggtcaggacctcagtttatcACCAATAAACCACAGTTAGTCCATAAAAGTAAAGCCTTGCAAAGCTATAAACCCTTGTTAAATAGTTCCACACAGATTTCAACCAGTTAATGAGGGCAGTGATCCCTTATAAACATTCCTTTATGCCAGTTTGAACAATGTTAATGAAACTATTTTAGCATTTTGGTAACTAGCACAATCACTTTTGGGGGGTATTACCGAATAATGTGTACATTTTGGCAAAGTAATGACCTGTTTAACAGAATATCAGAGAAATTTGTCAACATAAACTGAGATTATACAGATCTGGTCTGTATCATTTACCACTCTGTCAACAGCTTGCTCCTTCATGTTTACTGTGGGACAAATCTGTGTCAAAGGTCGCAGGACCCTCTGTTGACCTGTTGAACAGATGGAAGCTTTTAGTTTCCCAGGCTGTCAGAGATCTTTCTCCAAGTGTGGGAAAGATGTGAGTTTTCACATTACATCATGGCTCTTAAATACACACTCTCAAAACAATGTACCACTCAAGAAGGCAACACTGCTTTACGCTTTGGTGCAGGAGTAagtaatctaacataaaacataagtTAAAATATAAATGGGCTAAAAatacaagaattgtaaatatgtAACATTTGAGTAACAAGAATCATTACCTGATTAAGCAGTATTGAGTCAGTGTCTTGTGTATGGGTGACGTCACATCAGTTGAATCTGTTTTAGATTTTGTAATATACTTAGTCATTACAATAGGGGAACTACACATATTCATTAACGTTTTGTATGGTCTTCAATTTAAATACTAACTTTGACCTTTGATCTCTGATGGTGACCTCTGGCCCGGAGAGAGCAGACCTGTCCCAGCTCTGAAGGATGGAATTGATAAGATCACTCAGTGAATTGCATAAAACGAAGAGGGGGAAAGGTAGAAATGGATCCATCATCTAAAGTCATGGCCATTGTTTCAGTCTGAAAGGACATAAAAGAGATGTTGTATTGAGCAATAATGGCCATCTGATGAAAATTGATCAGTTATAATGAATAGATTCAATTAGCAGGGAAAATTAGTCTCTGTGATCAAGACatcagttttatattttatagttttatGCAGCATTGTGAGTGAACTACTTACAAATCAGAACAGATTTTTGTTTTGGGCATGTAAAGCCAATAGATCATTTAAACAGTAGGCTAGTATTACTGTGTGTAACTTTGGACATGATTGTAAAATTGAATGGGACTATACTGCCATCTGCTGTTCTAGTTTTATTCGAATTAAACTGAAAGAAAATCcatgaaaaatgtatgcaaatgttCAAAATAAATGCTTTCCTCTTAATTAAGATAATTGTATATTTCATTGAGACAATCAAATAGGCCTTTAAATGTCACAGCGCAAAGTTTCCAAGTATTTAGCATCAGCATGATATATAGGTTAAAATGCAACATGATTAGAAAACAGAAAGTTTTAAGAGGCAGAAAAACTGAGAATTTTTTTGAGACACTTTAAACCGGACCAACTAGCTTTCAGCATTAATTGTAGCCTACTAATTTATAAAACAACTCTGAGAGTTGGTTTTCATCAGCATTTATTTTTCCCTTATGCAATGTATTTTTACAATGTACTTATGCACtcaatttttcctcattaaaaaagttgaactcctaaagacatgaattgtagttttgcaatatatgtaggaaatcatgaccactcacattaaaatgaagactccagtcatatcagtaaccttataaaagctgttttattctacatggagagggtccgcacatgggggctgccatgttagaatcacatgaccagccgaatactattcgcttaatctcagtaaccgtcctgttattttattttgggggggaTTTTATTGGGAATTGGCATACCCAATTGTGTGCTCTacgtccttgtggtggcgtagtgactcgcctcaatatgggtggcggaggacgaagctcagttgcctccacgtctgagaccatcttatcatgtggcttgttgacgcgttaccatggagatgtagcgcACGTAGAGTTTTACGCATTCCTAACCCTCAccacgccccacagagagcgagaaccacatcatagcgactacgaggaggttaccccaacatgactctacccaccctagcaaccgggccaattggttgcttaagaaacctgactggagtcacacagcaagccctggattcgaacttgcgactccaggggtggtagtcagcgtctttacttgttACCCAGGCCACcttaaccatcctgttatttgacactgtcactcattgattaaagtaatattggctgactgtgaatactacatttctacaatggcagctgaaactgaaatctatttattttaaatgttgcatccacaccactaggtgtcagtgtaagatgactcaaagacaaaagttactgagtgcacctttaagatgtAATCTGTTTTGTCAAACTTTgaagcaaaattatttatttattaattatttttatattattattgtcatctgGGTCATTCTCAAAACATGCTGACTttctgacattttaaaatattataatgttcAATTCAGTTTAGTTCTGAGGATGAGCATTTTTTAAACACCTTAACAATATTTGTATTCATATATGGACAACCTGATTGTTGTTCATTACTTTATTATTGAATTTTGTTTCACCAATGAAGCAAGGGTTTTAATACCAGTGACAAATTCTCTGAAAAGATTAACTGTAGATTGGGTCAATAGCATCACAAAATATGCACAActgatctaaaataaataaatcataccattaaatcttatttattttttaataaaaatctttCACATAAGCATTTAACAATGTAACACCAATGACTGCAGgacaattaaaatgatttaattgaaccatgtgaaaaaattacagttcaaatataaattaatacattttcaacctCACAAAATCACTATATGCACATTTGAGCAGCCTCTTCTTTctctgaactttgaccttggAATTAGTTTCTCCAcaactttttgtattttcaaattaaatctttttaacattgataacacCAATGAGATTAAATCAAGTGACACATtcttttgaaattatttaaattatgaactacttattttgttttgcttttttgcacaCTTTTTAGACCTTGCACCAGGGGCATAGCTATGTGGTGGCCATGGGTGACCAGTGCCACCTCTGATTGAAGCTTGGCCACCGCTCTGGCCACCCCTGTTGTGTAAAGCACTTTTGACAACACTGACCGACAGGTGAATTTTTTCGCTACTCTATAGCGCAAACAGTCTGTGCTATTCAGGCTGAACAGCTGCGAACCGCCCACATGGCACAAACCTCTGTGTGTAGAGGTGTGACGTCATATCATGACCATTGCAgtgtatgggatcaaaatcccacCAAATGTATTGcggtcacggatccaaaaataataagcgtgaatcaaaaaaataacaagtgtatataaaaaaataagcgcaaaattaaattaaaaagtgcAGATCAACATAATaagcacagataaaaaaaataacaaacatgaatcaaaaatatatatacacatttaaaatatgccacaaaacaatttaagcaaagtcatcagaattgtaaacaaaatcatgttttccttggtttATTACGGTTTTTTGTGCTCCCTGAAAAATGTGcttatattataattgttttgtatttaaaaaaaaatgttttaacgtTTTGCGTCCCTATTAATCCACTAGTTCTTGATTGACATCTCTTCTAGCCAATCATTCAAAAAGGGGAGGTGACATCACTCCAATgcctaaactaaaactaaattcaGACTTGATACATGTGTTAACGGACTATGATAATGGCCTATCAATATCAACATATTATATCAATATCATACTAAAGCTGGCAGAAAATACTTAAATCAgacacattaaaaataataacaaggtTATTTCTGTCCAAAAAGATTTAGAGAAAGTACactgataaaacaaatgtaaaacagaTTCTCCTTCCATTTTACAAAAGGAACACAAGGAGGATACATTCTCAAAAACCCTGTTTAAAAGCTGATTGCAAGGGTAATATTTGTGAGTCATTTTGAAATTAAGTTCTCTAATTATATTTGGGATAAGAAGTGTGTAAGGAGAAATACATAAATTGCTTAAATTAGAATTTAGGTAATAAATACTCTGGCTTTAGAGAGAATGACTTGATCTGAGACTATagcatttctaatgaaaaaattattacatttattgtctAGAATATGAATACCATTAACTGAAAGTGTTGGAATATGATTAGACAAGCTAGCATAACTTCTTGTGCTCTAATTTAAGATTTTAAGCTAAGTTGGATACTTTTAACCACCTTATTGAAGTCTCTTTTAGAAAACGGAGCAGCCCTTCAGAGtaataaattcattaaatgaGATAAGTTCCCCTTGATTATTGAAGAGATCAGAAATAAAAAGGACATTTTGTGCTACCCACTCCAAAAAAGTGATTTGTTGCCAGACAGAAAATTGTCATTATTCCAGATAATACAAGTATGGGggagaaattatgtttaaatgcaaTCTTCCAGGATTCAAGAGCTTGTTTGTGAAAATTAGAAAGTTTGATTACCATTAGAGACATTTCTTTATCCAATTAATATTAAATGTCTGGTTGATAGTCTGAACATCCAATGCATTAAGACTGCCCAACTTATAGGTTTTTACAAGAGTTTTTCTTTGaacaagttctttttttttttttttttttatcaacatataAAGATATAGCAAGGTATATTAAACGTGATATGCCCTCAGCTTTAGTCAATAAGACTCTCCCGTAAATTGTTAAGTCTCTCTGGAGCCAGCAGTTAAATATCTTTCTTGTTTTGTCTAATTTTGCCTGAAGATTTTGGCGAAGGCGTTCGGAACTTGATTTACATACGTCAATCCTGTAACGTTTCACCTTAATTCCACAAACAGATGTTTTGTCTGAATCATGCACCAAATTAGATATTTTCAGACGGTTTGTcggcactattaattgcaagtgatcaaatcagatttgcgcgttcagacataaccaacctatctgcatgggttgctttggtaacgatttaggcgtacccacgtgacgatgctttcaaaacaaatgcgggaaaaatggaggtgcatcatttcgctctccaaataagtgcgctgtccagtcgcggtgcagaactcctccATCGCACAAGAAAACTCAGCGACGCAAGATAATGGTAAAtactgtgatgtttttttttttcgctcAAACGTAAACAACAGTATACAATACTGTGATGTTCCGTGCTGCTGTCACTGATTTTTGACGTCATCGTTGTGTGTCGCGTTAAGAGTGACgcaacagattaaaaaaaatctgaaaacatcagatttcaatcgcatttgaaaccacctcccgatgtggtttgaatcggATTCGGAAAAATCAgacttcatgtgatttttttgctgtccagactaccAAAACCCTTCTGGATACAATctgaatatgcaaaaaaaaaaaaaaaaatcatatttttagtgggagtctgaacaaggcctttgTGAATCAAGAACGTCCAATGTCAAGCCAACTtgattgcattatttattgacGTAGGGACATTTGGTCACTTGTTTCTGATTTCATTGCCGTATTGCCAACGTAGGATTAGTGCATTCAGCAACATGGAAAAGGGGATCGATTTGGGTTCTGAACTCGTGACTACATTGGTACAGCTAGTATTAACATGCATCAAATATCCACACCAACCCAGTCTTGttataaataaatggaaataaattGATAACTCCCTTTTGTACATTTGTGATCTGTAGATTCTGTAGAATTTACAGAATTTCTGTCTGTAGAATTTGGTTTTGATACAGCATGTCACAGTCAGTAGCTAATTTTTTGGCCACCCCAATAAAATCACTAGGTTTTATACCTGGCCACCCCTGAAAAAAAGTACCGGCTACGCCCCTGACTTGCACTAATGCTTGACATGAgataacaaaattattaaaaagaacaGACAAATAGCTGTAAATGATTTTGTCAGGCAATTTacaaatgttaatatattttcttAGAACAATGTGTAAAACAATATAGAGTCAAAGAATTTCACATTATTTGACAAAAAGTTATGATGTTTTTTTAAGTGGGATTTCTTGACTTTTTGACATCTTTTTCATGACTGAAATGTCTAGGGacatgtttattaccatattttgATAATGACCGCCTGTGACATCAGTTCGAGTGAAATGATTTAGGAGTTTATATGTGTGTAATATCACCTTTAGCCGGCAGGTGGCAGAGATGAGCCATAGAAAACATGAGCTCATTTGAAGTAATGAGATTctgcattaaaatattaaaaacattctgGTATTCATAGAAAACTACAGCTATCCGtgtaaaattatgttaaaacaaTAATTCAAGCCTAAAAAATTCAGAGCAACTTCCTGGGTTACTGAATACGGTAAATGAAGAAGTATCACCTCTGCATTGCATATTAAAAGCTCATGAAGAATGTAAGCTTGTGTTCAGGACAGTTTCTATCTTTACTTttttgggccaatttttggagggtttaaaggcagaaatgtgaagctaataattttataaaagcacctacATTCATTCTTGTGTTAAAActgatgtattatttgagctgtaaagttgcttaaatcatCCTTTTTGCAGGTGTTTTAGGGTATTAGGGTAtggttgacattacatcgtcatggtaacgaagttgtaaaattggctataattttacacagaaaaggttaataagtgatttttcacactaaattcatgttgCACCACATATTTtatatgtcttgtggcttttcttttgaaatagtgagtattttaacatctacggattggcccccattcacttccattttaagtgcctcactgtaacccagaaagGAGTGGCAAGTCAAAACTATTTTAGGTGGCAATCAATATTATAtgacaaatgctgctgattgtgcttaacctgtattgaacctggaatattactttaatttccattaagtaatgataataataatgataatgaaaaaCTACGGAAAAAATATGATTCTgctaaataaaatctaaaaataaccAGTTGATAACGTTCTtattaggttgtcacacaaaaacctccctgcaacgaaCTGGGAAATTTAGTCTATGGTTATAAAAACCTAACGAGAACGTTCCTAGAACATTAGGAGATAGTTCCCCAAAAATAACCAAATGGGAACATACACTAACCTTAGGGGAATGCTCTGTGTTTGCTGGAATTAAGCTTATGACATGTAGCCTATTTAAACATTAATTTTCAAGTCGTGCACATGTGCATGCATATAAAGACATTGCCGACAGTACTGAAGAAATGTCAAGCACAAGCATCATAGGAAGTGGGACGAGACACGGCAGTAGCAGCCTTATCGATTGCGCATGCGCGGAAGGGTTGTTTTTTCCACCAAAAGGAGGTATAAGAAAGCGGAGTCAGGGCAGAGTTTGTCTGAACACAGGGGCACAGCTCCATCCTTACATGCAGTAACTGCAAACTCAATGAATTACAGGCGACTATAGCACTGACCCTTCCTGTAGACTTTCTGCATGGCAAAATCCTTAGACAGTCCTTAAAATCATCGAACAGATGAtacaatctttttattttatacattttatagctTAGTGAGATCTCCACCATGGTGCTAGGAAAGGTAAAGAACTTCTTCGTCAGCTACGACTGTCTCAATGACAGCAATGTCCCGGTATTCGCCAGTGGGGACGTTGTCTCTGGTCGAGTGATCGTTGAAGTTACCGGAGAAATTCGCGTGAAATCAATGAACATTCACGCGAAGGGACTGGCGAAAGTTCGTTGGACTGAGTCACGCAATGCGGGGTCCAACACTGCCTATACACAGAATTTCACGGAAGAAGTGGAGTATTTAAACCACAAAGACGTCCTAATTGGACGTGATCGAGGTAAGGAGGACTTTATTcgtgttattttaatgtaatcgAATGATCTGTCAACGATCGATGCTCACTGGGACTGTAATGACAGATGCTCCTTGTATTGGTGATCTTTTcatatacaattttattaaattttttaaacttTGTGAACAGATTTGAAATCCATTGGCATAGGTAGAAACTACAATCAACACGATTAGATAAGAAACGTAATGCAGATGATGCTTGGTGGAAATGGATTTCTTGCTCTTAAGAGTTGACATTTCAGATAATTAGAATGATTAAAAACACTGAATCATACCGTTCttataacattattaaaaaaagtattaattCTTAAAATGAAATTTCGACAGTTCATAAACAGGATGCCCTAATGTACAAAACAACAACCACCCTGTTAATATTTGACTTGAAACACGGATCATTATTTGAAATACAAGTTTTTTTTGTCGCCTTTCACATTGTAATCATATTATGACACGCTTATTTTAACTATACATTATAGTGTCTCATATAAACGGTTCCAGTAAGTTTGTAGCCTTTGTTAGAAGCGGTTCAAACCTGTTCAGAAACTGGTGGAAAAGGGGGATTGTGAAACCGAGCCTCTGCTCGCTGATTGGTGGAGGACAAGCCTATCTGCTCGCTGATTGGTGGAGGATAAGCCGATCTGCTCGCTGATTGGTGGAAGTGCTCGTGTGTCTCCACTGATAGCATCCCTTTGCAGATGTGTCAAGGCTTCGACGCAACTTAGTTGCAACACTGTTTTCGTATGCATGATttgaattaaatgttgtttaaaatatgtGATATCTCCAGGCCTCAACCTATGCATCATTCTGCGTTCgtttaaagcattttattggacCTTAACCAGCAGATAATTTCAATAGTGTGACTATGTTAGTAAGGGAATGAATGGAAGCTTCCTATGCCACTGGTTAGTTCTTGTATAAGTTATGTTAAATGTAAACTATTCGTTAAAGATGAAGGTTatttgtggctgtacttttttcttttagATGTTTATTCCTTTTCACATTGAAATTTGATATTGCCAAAACCTTGTACTCtgtaacaaataaaatgaatatgttGTTTTGTAATGAATATTTTCTactaataaaaaaagttaaattgtatgtttttttgtcttgtgtcgttttttaaaagtgtgtctttctttttctaaaaACAACCGGAACCATGCTGCATTACACATGTGAGTTCCTTATGGGGGCGTTGTCAAGAGAAACCATTCTGGCTCAGCCAATCAGGAGCCGCTTAGTAATATATGCATGAGGAAATCCGGCTGAGAGCGGCTGCTCTCACCGGTTCAGTCCGGTCCTTTCTAGCTCTTGGCTGCCCTCAGTGATAGACTCATAGTTATTTACAGCAGTCTGTGGAAACTGTTTAGCtggtaggaaaaaaaaaaagaacttcagAAATATTATATCCctgaaaaatgaattaaaatcttTGCTTCTTTAACATTTGTACGTCCAAATATTCCTGTTGTTTTTAATCTGCCTTCAAGTGACAGTTGTTTACAGCAGTCTGTGGAAACCACTTTGGTTGAAGTAAAAAACAGCCTGCAGgaacattaaatacataaagaaaCAATAATATGTATTTAAGATGTACAATATATTCCAATATTCCATTCAATCTTAGTTACTCATCATATTCTACACACTTTCACATAGTTCTTTTGTTTCTCCACTATGCTAAATATATATACTTCAAGGGTTTGGTGATGAAAAAGGACCACATGGTGTTTCACAGGCACAAAACATGTATATCATATTGAGTTCATCTGTACTGTTTTTAATTGTGTTTCtacttttgtaaaaaataaataaatgttatactGACATTGCATTGACAAGAACCACCTGGTTATACCTTTACAAATGATGTGCCTTATTGTGTATGAACTcagcacacaatggtggttgaGTTTCTTTGTCTTGTGTTTAGGGTTCTTGAGGAATGCTCAAGGTATGGTAGAGGTTGGTATATCGAATTTTATTTTCCCTTCCTTTCCTTTAGATGATGACAACTGTGACGACGGCTTCACAATTATTCACTCAGGTCGACACGAGTTTCCCTTCAGCCTTGAACTGCCTCAGATGTGAGTAACTCTCCTGTCTGATTGTACACATACATAATGTGTCTACTGAAAGGCTTACATTAGTTTTTTCATGTCTCTTTCCAGGCCTTTGGCTACATCATTTGAAGGCAAACATGGCAGTGTACAGTACTGGGTGAAGGCAGAGCTCCACAGACCGTGGCTCCTGCCCATGAAAGCCAAGAAGGAGTTCACTGTCTTCGAGCACATTGACATCAATACTCCACTGTTACTGGTGAGAGAAATGCATTTGAAACCTAATGACTTGAAGTGGAAGTTGGTATGATTTTAGAGGTtaatatattgtcattttttcCGCTCCTAGTCTCCTCAGGCTGGCACAAAGGACAAAACGCTTTGCTGCTGGTTCTGCACCTCAGGGCCTATTTCACTAAGTGCCAAAATTGAAAGAAAGGGCTATACTCCAGGTGAGATAACAAACCTGTCTGCTTGTTCGTACACAGTAAGCTCTGATGACATTGCTTAAGATGTATATCTctatcaaaattattatttgtcaaaTAGAGTGAACATGTTTGGTTTTCTTTGCAGGCGAGTCCATCCAGATCTTTGCCGAGATTGAAAACTGCTCTTCCCGTGTGGTTGTGCCAAAGGCAGCCATCTACCAAACTCAGACCTTCTTTGCCAAAGGCAAGGTCAAGGAGATCAAACAGCTTGTTGCTAACCTCCGTGGAGATCCTCTACCATCTGGCAAGACCGAGACTTGGGACAGCAAGAAGCTGAAGATTCCACCCATTTCTCCTTCCATTCTGGACTGCAGCATCATCCGAGTGGAATATTCACTCATGGTGAGTTCAAGGCTTTGTTCGATTCAACAAGACTGATTCGTCTGAGACGTCTGGCAAAGGGCTAAACTCAGTGCTTTTACACAGGTGTACGTGGACATTCCTCGGGCTGTGAACCTGACCCTGAACCTACCCCTGGTGATCGGCACTATCCCACTCCACTCCTTTGGCAGTCGTACCTCTTCTGTCAGCAGCCAGTGCAGTATGGCCATGAGTTGGTTGGGGTTGCCCGAGAGGCCTGAAGGTATGACACAACACAATCTGACATCCAAACACTTTAGATCATGGTTACTCAAACCTACTCCTAAATTCCGCATTCCTGCAGAGGCAATTTGTAAGTAAACCCAAATACTTTGACTGGCAAGGTTAGGTGTTTGATTGGAATTGTAACTAAACTCAGAAGGAAGGTTGATCTTTTGGATTACGAATGAGTACCCCTCCTTAAGATGCCCTAGATACTTTCACAAATACTCGAACAAATGAAAGGaaggcatcatcatcatcatctccaaaAGTGTGGTTAAGAAGTCTCTTTTTGGTCTAATGTGGGCCTTGTCCTCTCTTCTTCCAGCTCCACCAAACTACTCTGAAGTCATCACAGATGAACAGCGACATAATCTAGAGTTCCCAACTGCAAGGGATGAGATCGAAGGACCACTTTATGCCTACATTCATGAGTTCCGTTACCAGCCTCCACCCCTGTATTCCGAGGTATTTTGCACTTGCTGTTCCATCAAAGCCATCTTGTAGTTTGTTCCTTGGGATTTGCATCTGAAAATTTGTAGTCTGAAACAAACTATTAACGTTTTTGCACTCTCTCTTCATAGATTGACCCCCATCCTGAAGAGGATTGTGCCCCAATGGACAGGAGACCAGATACCTGTCCATCCCGCTGAAGTAGTGACCACACCTGACCAGTGCTGTCAGGGATCTCTAATCTCTACAAACTTATCCCCTCAACTGGGGTTTGTTCTTCCTCCATGTGGAGGCACGATGCAGATGGATATCCTCCAGGAAACACTCCCAGTCCTAGGATTGTCCACTTGGTTGAATCCAGCTCAGTGGCCCATGCTGAAGACCTCAAGCGATCCTCCCCTTCCATCCCCGGTGAAAAGAGCACAGACAAGATTTGTAGGCGTAAAACTGTGCCCTTGACATTGAGAAGGACTAAACACAAAGTCACTGAATGCTAGAATGCTAGAATGCTGTGACCAAAATTCTCGAAACTTGTTCCACGTTTTTGATGTTATTCTTCACTTATTTCAATAATACAGAAACAACGTGATGTTTAGGGACAAGACAACCACCTTTAGACAAACAAGTATCTCCCAACAACCAATGCAAATCCTACAACCACTCCAACAGAAAAAAGGCAGACTTTTGTAGACTTTCTTTTTGTTGATTGCTGTTTGACACTTGTGTTTTTACCACAtcagatttctttagatttttttggTTTCTGAATAATAATGTTCTGAGAACATTCAGAAACCATAGATATGGACATTATAAGAACTGCTGCAAAGCGTTATTGTTGGGATTCATGCCACGTTGCCTTCATGCTAAAATTATCTAACTGCACTGCAAGATCATAATATAGCACATGGTACTGATTTAAGTGGCGAAAGAAAATAGACCACTCACGACGAGCGAAGGGAACACTCATTGAGATGCAAGGCGATTGACATTCCTGAATCAATCCTCCCACTGTCTGTTACAAAATAGGTGGAAACCTGTACTCCAGAACTCTTCGTTGAGCTTTTATTTGTTTAACAACTGAGAGTGAATTAAgagatattatttttttaatactcaTTTAATGATGATTGTGGCTTGTTGGCATAGGCCTGTCGTTTAATGTCGATTTGCACTTTTCATTGCATTCAAAGGGCATACTGAAGCTTTTTTCATTTGCATGAAACATATGCCAGAAAGTTTACAAATGTGATTTTGGTATGTTTGTTTACATGGATGCTATTGTTAACAGACAAACTAAAATGACTTGTGCATTTGTACTGATAAAACAATCTGTGTGGCCTTGGCACTAAAagcatttatcttttattttttcaccATTTATGGCTGAATTTGTGCACtgtgcttacatttacattacatagcAAAAAAGGGAATATGTAATGTTTTTGAATTGTATGCATTCTTGATAAGTGTTTGTGCTTAAATTCAGTGTGGTTTGTGATGAATATTGTGTCCGTGTTTAAGAGCTCCCTGTTTTTCTATTTGAAAGCAAAAATGTTCTTAAACATGCACTTC
This genomic window contains:
- the LOC127636903 gene encoding arrestin domain-containing protein 3-like; this encodes MVLGKVKNFFVSYDCLNDSNVPVFASGDVVSGRVIVEVTGEIRVKSMNIHAKGLAKVRWTESRNAGSNTAYTQNFTEEVEYLNHKDVLIGRDRDDDNCDDGFTIIHSGRHEFPFSLELPQMPLATSFEGKHGSVQYWVKAELHRPWLLPMKAKKEFTVFEHIDINTPLLLSPQAGTKDKTLCCWFCTSGPISLSAKIERKGYTPGESIQIFAEIENCSSRVVVPKAAIYQTQTFFAKGKVKEIKQLVANLRGDPLPSGKTETWDSKKLKIPPISPSILDCSIIRVEYSLMVYVDIPRAVNLTLNLPLVIGTIPLHSFGSRTSSVSSQCSMAMSWLGLPERPEAPPNYSEVITDEQRHNLEFPTARDEIEGPLYAYIHEFRYQPPPLYSEIDPHPEEDCAPMDRRPDTCPSR